From the genome of Halorussus caseinilyticus, one region includes:
- a CDS encoding MFS transporter, which produces MVLAAVVFAVLLAQVLLYPGVTDLVAAVGATTALDASMWFLAAEFAAFVAFAGLWGALSDRLGRRAPLVVAGALGGSLGYFALAVLPGALSLSFAGVLAVRALQGATTVGAFSLSMTMLMDLEGGHGKNMGAAGIAIGLGTAVGAPLGGRLYGLGPFVPLYAAGGLLVVAAALALSIPDRAPSSEGDRVRRAVATLTERPVLGLPYTFGFVDRFTAGFFALVGTVYFREGFGLDAAATGVMLGLFFAPFALLQYPFGVLSDKIGRTAPVVAGSALYGFAVVGVGLSPTVPTAAVAMVVVGVVGAVMAPATMALVSDLSADSGRGTAMAGFNVFGSLGFLAGIVVGGTVADEFGFLAAFLTAGALEIAIAVVSIPTLLRMDPEGASAFGG; this is translated from the coding sequence TTGGTACTCGCCGCCGTCGTGTTCGCCGTTCTCCTCGCACAGGTGTTGCTCTATCCGGGCGTCACGGACCTCGTGGCCGCCGTCGGCGCGACCACGGCCCTCGACGCGAGCATGTGGTTTCTCGCGGCCGAGTTCGCGGCGTTCGTCGCCTTCGCTGGTCTCTGGGGCGCGCTCAGCGACCGACTCGGCCGACGGGCACCGCTCGTCGTCGCGGGCGCGCTCGGCGGGTCTCTGGGCTACTTCGCGCTCGCGGTTCTGCCCGGCGCGCTCTCGCTGTCGTTCGCGGGCGTGCTGGCGGTTCGGGCGCTTCAGGGCGCGACCACCGTCGGCGCGTTCTCGCTGTCGATGACGATGCTGATGGACTTGGAGGGCGGCCACGGCAAGAACATGGGCGCGGCGGGCATCGCCATCGGTCTCGGAACCGCCGTTGGCGCACCCCTCGGCGGGCGACTCTACGGTCTCGGGCCGTTCGTTCCGCTCTACGCCGCCGGGGGACTGCTGGTCGTCGCCGCGGCGCTGGCCCTCTCGATACCCGACCGCGCGCCCTCCTCGGAGGGCGACCGGGTTCGCCGCGCCGTCGCCACGCTGACCGAGCGTCCGGTCCTCGGACTCCCCTACACCTTCGGGTTCGTGGACCGGTTCACCGCCGGGTTCTTCGCGCTGGTCGGCACCGTCTACTTCCGGGAGGGGTTCGGTCTCGACGCCGCGGCGACCGGCGTGATGCTCGGCCTGTTCTTCGCGCCGTTCGCGCTCCTCCAGTACCCGTTCGGGGTTCTCTCGGACAAAATCGGTCGGACCGCGCCCGTGGTCGCGGGGTCGGCGCTCTACGGGTTCGCCGTCGTCGGCGTCGGACTCTCGCCGACGGTGCCGACGGCGGCGGTGGCGATGGTGGTCGTCGGCGTCGTCGGCGCGGTGATGGCCCCCGCGACGATGGCGCTGGTCTCGGACCTGTCGGCCGACTCGGGCAGAGGGACGGCGATGGCCGGGTTCAACGTCTTCGGGAGCCTCGGGTTTCTGGCGGGCATCGTCGTCGGCGGGACCGTGGCCGACGAGTTCGGCTTTCTCGCGGCGTTCCTGACGGCGGGCGCGCTGGAAATCGCCATCGCGGTGGTGTCGATTCCGACGCTCCTCCGGATGGACCCCGAGGGCGCGAGCGCGTTCGGCGGGTAA
- a CDS encoding PRC-barrel domain containing protein, with amino-acid sequence MAQFSESDEGKPVVMGDEKVGMVSEVEHGTAYVDPDPGITDKIKATLDWGDRGEDTYPLQENRVDAITDDEVRLRSDL; translated from the coding sequence ATGGCACAATTCAGCGAGAGCGACGAGGGCAAACCCGTCGTGATGGGCGACGAGAAGGTCGGGATGGTTTCGGAAGTCGAACACGGGACTGCCTACGTAGACCCGGACCCCGGCATCACCGACAAAATCAAGGCGACGCTCGACTGGGGGGACCGCGGCGAGGACACCTACCCGCTTCAGGAGAACCGGGTCGATGCCATCACCGACGACGAGGTACGACTCCGAAGCGACCTGTAA
- a CDS encoding pyridoxal-phosphate-dependent aminotransferase family protein, producing the protein MREDFLLLNPGPVPVTRDVRQAMNEPMVSHRSAEFEAVYERAQDALDYVFTQSTLEGETTASDGTSLVFNGTATMAMEAAVANLVGDGGKVVPLVNGKFGRRFKRIADRYASVDSVEATWGQSLDLDAVAETVDDDTDVVTMVHNETSTGLLNPVEEVGEIADEHDATFVVDGVTSIGGDEFRIDDWNVDVAVTDAQKCLAAPPGTSAMYATEAAQEAFDGDAAPFYEDLDWHLRKAESHQTPFTSAVPLFRALAVAVENIVEEGMPERIERHREQSRAFREAFTAMGLELFAERNDATEYSNTLTGVSLPAHTRENPGDFFDAIEARGVSISGGQAHLGGEIFRVSNMGNLSSEQILRGVRTIGEAFEETGEDVDTEAGVEAARDVLR; encoded by the coding sequence ATGCGCGAGGACTTTCTCCTCCTGAACCCCGGACCGGTCCCCGTGACCCGTGACGTACGACAAGCGATGAACGAACCGATGGTCTCCCACCGTTCGGCGGAATTCGAGGCCGTCTACGAGCGAGCGCAGGACGCACTCGACTACGTGTTCACCCAGTCCACGCTCGAGGGCGAAACGACTGCGAGCGACGGCACCAGCCTCGTCTTCAACGGGACCGCGACGATGGCGATGGAGGCCGCAGTCGCCAATCTCGTCGGCGACGGCGGGAAGGTCGTCCCCCTCGTCAACGGCAAGTTCGGTCGGCGATTCAAGCGAATCGCCGACCGCTACGCGTCGGTGGACTCCGTGGAAGCGACGTGGGGCCAGTCGCTGGACCTCGACGCCGTGGCCGAGACCGTGGACGACGACACCGACGTAGTGACGATGGTCCACAACGAGACCAGCACGGGCCTGCTGAACCCCGTCGAGGAAGTCGGCGAAATCGCCGACGAACACGACGCCACCTTCGTCGTGGACGGCGTGACCTCCATCGGCGGCGACGAGTTCCGAATCGACGACTGGAACGTGGACGTGGCGGTCACGGACGCCCAGAAGTGTCTGGCCGCGCCGCCGGGCACCTCGGCGATGTACGCCACCGAGGCCGCACAGGAGGCGTTCGACGGCGACGCCGCGCCGTTCTACGAGGACTTGGACTGGCACCTCCGGAAGGCCGAGTCCCACCAGACGCCGTTCACGAGCGCCGTACCGCTGTTCCGGGCGCTCGCCGTCGCCGTCGAGAACATCGTCGAGGAGGGCATGCCCGAGCGAATCGAGCGCCACCGCGAGCAGTCGCGGGCGTTCCGCGAGGCGTTCACCGCGATGGGACTGGAACTGTTCGCCGAGCGCAACGACGCGACCGAGTACTCCAACACCCTGACCGGCGTGTCGCTCCCGGCCCACACCCGCGAGAACCCGGGCGACTTCTTCGACGCTATCGAGGCGCGCGGCGTCTCCATCTCGGGCGGACAGGCCCACCTCGGCGGCGAAATCTTCCGCGTGAGCAACATGGGCAACCTCTCGTCCGAGCAGATTCTCCGCGGCGTGCGGACCATCGGCGAGGCCTTCGAAGAGACCGGCGAGGACGTAGACACCGAGGCGGGCGTCGAAGCGGCGCGCGACGTGCTTCGGTAG
- a CDS encoding methyl-accepting chemotaxis protein, protein MSRNDNSPDAGDTTEFEGEFVPAEVERPPTLVSVSDDDADRLEAVDFESASDAAVEELYAAVDDPQLEDDDPYTVAELKRAQKEQLAMLGRGDTDDDELLRDRVRGGHLGRMADVSLADHVGMYASLHESAADQLVSQVADEFGGDEAVRSAVEETVTRMQALTRATFRDVQLAADAYDAEDADSDEPDEAEELREVLTEDVKPAVDELGMATADISENADEINSLSASQSRNMRDLNEEIADLSAATEEIAANAEEVNTVSDRAEQLAEDGIEHSREAIEEMHRVEDARASVESDFAELRDNVERIDDVVAVINDIADQTNVLALNASIEAARAGDAGSGFAVVAEEVKELAEETQTHADDIEEMIAEIQQYTDDTIDSLGTTSERVELGTERVEDAMETLQEVGEAIQEVSHGIEEVADATDQQAVSSEEVATMIDEAASDMAEVSNGMETITASNEELTMLISGIENAVNAQIED, encoded by the coding sequence ATGAGCCGAAACGACAACTCGCCCGATGCGGGCGACACGACGGAGTTCGAAGGAGAGTTCGTGCCTGCGGAAGTCGAGCGCCCACCGACGCTGGTCTCGGTCTCGGACGACGACGCCGACCGTCTCGAAGCGGTCGATTTCGAGTCCGCGAGCGATGCCGCGGTCGAGGAACTCTACGCGGCCGTGGACGACCCCCAACTGGAAGACGACGACCCTTACACGGTCGCGGAACTCAAGCGGGCACAGAAAGAGCAACTCGCAATGCTCGGTCGCGGCGACACCGACGACGACGAGTTGCTCCGCGACAGAGTTCGCGGCGGCCACCTCGGTCGGATGGCGGACGTGTCGCTAGCCGACCACGTTGGGATGTACGCCTCGCTTCACGAGTCGGCCGCCGACCAACTCGTCTCGCAGGTGGCCGACGAGTTCGGCGGCGACGAGGCGGTCCGGAGCGCCGTCGAAGAGACCGTCACCCGGATGCAGGCGCTGACCCGAGCGACGTTCCGCGACGTGCAACTCGCGGCCGACGCCTACGACGCCGAAGACGCCGACTCGGACGAACCGGACGAGGCCGAAGAGTTGCGGGAAGTCCTCACCGAGGACGTGAAGCCAGCAGTCGACGAGTTGGGCATGGCGACCGCCGACATCTCGGAGAACGCCGACGAGATAAACTCGCTGTCGGCCTCCCAGTCGCGGAACATGCGCGACCTCAACGAGGAAATCGCCGACCTGAGCGCGGCGACCGAGGAAATCGCGGCCAACGCCGAGGAAGTCAACACCGTCAGCGACCGGGCCGAACAACTCGCGGAGGACGGCATCGAACACTCCCGAGAGGCAATCGAGGAGATGCACCGCGTCGAAGACGCCCGTGCGAGCGTCGAGTCGGACTTCGCCGAACTCCGGGACAACGTCGAACGAATCGACGACGTGGTCGCGGTCATCAACGACATCGCCGACCAAACCAACGTGCTAGCACTCAACGCGTCAATCGAAGCGGCGCGCGCCGGTGACGCCGGGTCCGGGTTCGCCGTGGTCGCCGAGGAAGTCAAGGAACTCGCCGAGGAGACCCAGACCCACGCCGACGACATCGAAGAGATGATTGCCGAGATTCAACAGTACACCGACGACACCATCGACAGTCTCGGCACGACGAGCGAACGCGTCGAACTCGGGACCGAACGCGTCGAAGACGCCATGGAGACGCTCCAAGAGGTCGGCGAGGCCATCCAAGAGGTGTCTCACGGCATCGAGGAAGTCGCGGACGCGACCGACCAGCAGGCGGTCAGTTCCGAGGAAGTGGCGACGATGATAGACGAGGCGGCGAGCGACATGGCGGAGGTGTCCAACGGCATGGAGACCATCACGGCCTCGAACGAGGAACTGACGATGCTCATCAGCGGTATCGAGAACGCCGTCAACGCTCAAATCGAGGACTGA